Proteins encoded in a region of the Acyrthosiphon pisum isolate AL4f unplaced genomic scaffold, pea_aphid_22Mar2018_4r6ur Scaffold_20704;HRSCAF=21886, whole genome shotgun sequence genome:
- the LOC100571516 gene encoding uncharacterized protein LOC100571516 isoform X1, translating to MVEQINMFTIFVMLNVIGSIILYVSVPASSNPLKGCLGCLNPKVKEDPEVNIEPKGNHDPQINLDPKVNQDPKVDIDPKGKEVPEVNIGEFYYIVSLLSEILGFLLRPNNQPRPTSPWKHSGLVTYKPNRVLALRSIRWNL from the exons ATGGTCGAGCAAATTAATATGTTCACTATATTTgttatgttaaatgttataggttctataatactatacgtTAGTG ttccaGCTTCATCAAACCCTTTAAagg gtTGCTTGG gttgtttaa atccAAAAGTAAAAGAAGATCCAGAAGTTAATATCG agCCAAAAGGAAATCATGATCCACAAATCAATCTCg atcCAAAAGTAAATCAAGATCCAAAAGTTGATATCG atccAAAAGGAAAAGAAGTTCCAGAAGTTAATATCGGtgagttttattatattgtttcctTGCTTTCTGAGATTTTAGGCTTTTTGTTACGACCTAACAACCAACCACGGCCCACGAGTCCATGGAAACACTCTGGCCTCGTGACCTATAAGCCGAACCGTGTGTTGGCCCTAAGGTCAATTCGGTGGAACTTATAA
- the LOC100571516 gene encoding uncharacterized protein LOC100571516 isoform X2, giving the protein MVEQINMFTIFVMLNVIGSIILYVSVPASSNPLKGCLGCLNPKVKEDPEVNIDPKVNQDPKVDIDPKGKEVPEVNIGEFYYIVSLLSEILGFLLRPNNQPRPTSPWKHSGLVTYKPNRVLALRSIRWNL; this is encoded by the exons ATGGTCGAGCAAATTAATATGTTCACTATATTTgttatgttaaatgttataggttctataatactatacgtTAGTG ttccaGCTTCATCAAACCCTTTAAagg gtTGCTTGG gttgtttaa atccAAAAGTAAAAGAAGATCCAGAAGTTAATATCG atcCAAAAGTAAATCAAGATCCAAAAGTTGATATCG atccAAAAGGAAAAGAAGTTCCAGAAGTTAATATCGGtgagttttattatattgtttcctTGCTTTCTGAGATTTTAGGCTTTTTGTTACGACCTAACAACCAACCACGGCCCACGAGTCCATGGAAACACTCTGGCCTCGTGACCTATAAGCCGAACCGTGTGTTGGCCCTAAGGTCAATTCGGTGGAACTTATAA